The following coding sequences are from one Aeromicrobium duanguangcaii window:
- a CDS encoding heme-binding protein, with protein sequence MSEQLRSLQSQERSVTAAVTGDEDLGPFALLPGVWANEPHLPGRGWNMIALPFGPPEGATFRPAYRLLLHQYNERLIFSLVDKAVPNRGIGPVADGVTPNADQLLVALDYEQGINQLVGEDFPSSGLAGQPGGAIHHEPGLFLNMSDPLNEDSVDIARLATIPHGDSVLGLGTAVVEDGPPTVPPVNALPLGVDQDIEANPYLAPYRRFHDNPFRSLFDPTDPTALLEVANEGVDIIRTTKLEFDSTVSTGGISNIPFIVRQANASEMKSTFWIQEVRREDGGTDLRLQYVQVVQLDFFPRFDGGPGRIKWPHVSINTMTKVDETPVPGPGGYSVMAS encoded by the coding sequence ATGTCCGAACAACTCCGCTCGCTGCAGTCGCAGGAGCGCAGCGTCACCGCGGCCGTCACCGGCGACGAGGATCTCGGCCCCTTCGCGCTGCTGCCCGGCGTGTGGGCCAACGAGCCCCACCTGCCCGGCCGCGGCTGGAACATGATCGCCCTGCCGTTCGGGCCGCCCGAGGGCGCGACGTTCCGGCCGGCGTACCGGCTGCTGCTGCACCAGTACAACGAGCGGCTGATCTTCAGCCTCGTCGACAAGGCGGTGCCGAACCGCGGCATCGGGCCGGTCGCGGACGGCGTGACGCCGAACGCGGACCAGTTGCTGGTCGCGCTGGACTACGAGCAGGGCATCAACCAGTTGGTCGGCGAGGACTTCCCGTCGTCTGGCCTGGCGGGGCAGCCCGGCGGCGCGATCCATCACGAGCCGGGTCTGTTCCTGAACATGTCCGACCCGCTGAACGAGGACAGTGTCGACATCGCCCGGCTCGCCACGATCCCGCACGGTGACTCGGTGCTGGGGCTGGGGACCGCCGTGGTCGAGGACGGACCCCCGACCGTCCCGCCGGTCAACGCCCTACCGCTCGGCGTCGACCAGGACATCGAGGCCAACCCCTACCTGGCTCCCTACCGGCGCTTCCACGACAACCCGTTCCGGAGCCTGTTCGACCCGACGGACCCGACCGCCCTGCTGGAGGTGGCGAACGAGGGGGTCGACATCATCCGGACGACCAAGCTCGAGTTCGACAGCACCGTGTCCACCGGAGGGATCTCGAACATCCCTTTCATCGTCCGTCAGGCGAACGCCTCGGAGATGAAGTCGACCTTCTGGATCCAGGAGGTCCGGCGCGAGGACGGCGGCACCGACCTGCGGCTGCAGTACGTGCAGGTCGTCCAGCTGGACTTCTTCCCCCGGTTCGACGGCGGCCCCGGCCGGATCAAGTGGCCCCACGTCAGCATCAACACGATGACGAAGGTCGACGAGACGCCGGTTCCGGGTCCCGGTGGCTACTCCGTGATGGCGTCCTGA